A single Paraburkholderia sp. FT54 DNA region contains:
- a CDS encoding N-6 DNA methylase, whose protein sequence is MMTGTIEFLEHHGIPEASYILLDADPSPRNLRYRDLLRAPGARSHHGASAEELFPDAVVESAGQPVLYIVRQDRLGDSASADQRLADLLRTLACRADARFLAVARPGRISIYPIEISIGVPKEFKSLDDTAPSFVLRDFLSGADWDTRAANKRARAGKQWLDQFLLQLLYSAAEDLRDGIPTSLLDEESILSLVGRALFSRFLADRGIVTDTDANTIAPGATSIESLYETPERVVSTFKWLDTTFNGDLLHLVDDKNYARLFDSLGERAHQVCKILTDIQYRAVRGQLELGWRGLRFKHIPVDVLSQVYENFSHKYRPDESDADSIHYTPRYLAEILVDGAFSALPESKRQAAHVLDPAVGAGVFLVLALRRLVRELWLATGHQPGRTEIRKILTDQLCGFDINAGALKITALSLYLAAIELDPSPQPLDELRFEKLFGKVLHCVDKSIFENDTDGHLGSLASALPAKLAGKKEILGSFDIVIGNPPWTSIGKAAGRPLEKIVRDIVREKGLDPGKKSEKLVRYQVPDQPFLWRAMQWAKPAGSIGFLLDGALLFQPESQRLRSLLFKAVRVTGVLNGAALRQTSVWPSVAAQFCLLVARNEAPLPNDAFYYLSPTREAELNEHGTFRMDPHAAVPVPVDMVNSLTSVFKTLFRGTSLDVEFIRRTELQPRVTLRQFLSDLGLEMNVGYIKGKIKERTRDASFMRGLRELTGRSNARYIVDHKKLTNWNFEPPKLQWPRSAEAYRAPLLLFRKAAKLEVSSRGALISYDDVAFSESFYGISLANCPDGESIAEYLLVLSYSSFFVYYPLLTSSKLGVERETYHKEDYENCPVVAWSDLSVEQRRKAHSLSKEIVQGAMPWQAIDDFVAEVYGFTKADRQLIDDALRFELPHRATHTYACSKPVDPDINQYLAVLERMLKPYGRDRGKNIVTSRAVEFDSESWRFFRIALAPSPGAHCDETTVASSNEATDDGLANSAQAFSAIVDLISEPFWSSQVRLRLGPDTWLIGQLAQRRYWSKTKARMLALEWIDSGLADIA, encoded by the coding sequence ATGATGACAGGCACGATCGAGTTCCTAGAACACCACGGTATCCCAGAGGCGTCTTACATTCTCTTGGATGCGGATCCAAGCCCACGTAATTTGCGCTACCGGGACCTTTTGCGCGCACCCGGTGCTCGGTCGCACCATGGCGCTTCGGCAGAGGAGTTATTCCCGGACGCTGTTGTCGAATCCGCCGGACAACCGGTGTTGTATATCGTGCGGCAGGACCGGTTGGGAGATAGCGCCTCCGCTGATCAACGTTTGGCCGACTTGCTGCGCACACTCGCATGCCGCGCCGACGCTCGTTTTCTCGCCGTTGCGAGGCCGGGGCGTATTTCCATCTATCCCATCGAAATTTCGATCGGCGTCCCCAAAGAGTTCAAATCGCTCGACGACACCGCTCCAAGCTTCGTGCTTCGCGATTTTCTGAGTGGAGCGGATTGGGATACACGCGCCGCAAACAAACGCGCGCGTGCAGGTAAGCAGTGGCTTGACCAGTTTTTGCTGCAGCTCTTGTATAGCGCCGCTGAGGACTTGCGCGACGGAATTCCTACCTCGTTGCTGGATGAGGAAAGCATCCTCTCCCTAGTCGGGCGAGCGCTCTTTTCGCGTTTCCTTGCAGACCGCGGCATTGTCACGGACACCGACGCAAACACTATCGCGCCGGGTGCAACTTCCATAGAGAGTCTTTATGAAACACCTGAACGGGTAGTCAGCACCTTCAAGTGGCTCGATACAACGTTCAACGGAGACCTGCTTCATCTGGTCGACGACAAGAACTACGCACGCCTATTTGACTCGTTGGGCGAGCGGGCGCATCAAGTTTGCAAAATCCTGACCGACATTCAGTACCGCGCGGTTCGCGGTCAATTGGAGTTAGGTTGGCGCGGCTTGCGGTTCAAACACATACCTGTCGATGTGCTGAGCCAAGTGTATGAAAACTTCTCGCACAAATACCGCCCGGACGAATCGGATGCCGACAGCATTCATTACACGCCTCGATATCTGGCCGAAATATTGGTCGATGGCGCTTTTTCGGCGTTGCCGGAAAGCAAGCGCCAAGCGGCGCACGTCTTGGATCCAGCCGTTGGGGCGGGTGTTTTCCTCGTGCTGGCTCTGCGGCGTCTGGTACGCGAACTGTGGCTAGCGACGGGTCACCAGCCAGGACGAACAGAGATCCGCAAGATCCTTACGGACCAACTATGCGGATTCGATATCAACGCTGGCGCGCTAAAGATCACGGCGCTAAGTCTCTATCTTGCCGCTATTGAACTGGACCCTTCACCTCAACCGCTTGACGAACTTCGCTTCGAAAAGCTGTTCGGTAAGGTCCTTCATTGTGTCGATAAATCGATCTTCGAGAATGACACCGACGGACATCTCGGAAGTCTGGCGTCTGCACTACCTGCAAAATTGGCAGGGAAGAAGGAAATTCTTGGCTCTTTCGATATCGTTATCGGGAATCCACCTTGGACGTCGATAGGCAAAGCAGCTGGCCGTCCTTTAGAAAAAATCGTTCGAGATATTGTTCGTGAAAAAGGCTTAGATCCCGGAAAGAAATCGGAGAAACTGGTTCGCTATCAGGTACCGGACCAGCCGTTTCTCTGGCGAGCCATGCAGTGGGCGAAGCCGGCTGGTTCCATCGGGTTCCTGCTAGATGGCGCCTTGCTGTTCCAGCCGGAAAGTCAGCGCCTGCGAAGTTTGCTGTTCAAGGCGGTCAGAGTCACGGGCGTTTTAAATGGCGCGGCACTTCGTCAAACGAGCGTCTGGCCTAGTGTGGCAGCTCAATTCTGTCTGTTGGTGGCCCGCAATGAAGCTCCATTGCCGAACGATGCATTTTATTACCTTAGTCCGACACGCGAAGCGGAGCTAAACGAGCACGGAACCTTTCGGATGGACCCGCACGCCGCTGTGCCTGTCCCGGTCGATATGGTTAACTCGCTCACTTCGGTGTTTAAAACCTTGTTTCGTGGAACGTCACTCGATGTCGAGTTTATTCGACGCACTGAGCTGCAGCCCAGGGTGACGCTTCGGCAATTTCTGTCCGACCTCGGGCTAGAAATGAACGTAGGCTACATCAAAGGTAAGATCAAAGAACGCACCCGAGACGCATCGTTTATGCGCGGTCTTCGAGAACTCACGGGACGTAGCAATGCGCGATACATAGTCGATCACAAGAAGCTTACTAACTGGAACTTCGAGCCACCAAAGCTCCAGTGGCCGCGCAGCGCGGAGGCTTATCGCGCACCGCTGCTATTATTTCGGAAGGCCGCCAAGCTAGAGGTCTCCAGTCGGGGCGCGCTCATCAGCTATGACGACGTTGCATTCTCAGAATCATTTTATGGCATTTCCCTCGCGAACTGTCCTGACGGCGAGTCCATCGCTGAGTATTTACTTGTCCTTTCATACAGCTCCTTCTTTGTGTACTACCCGTTGCTTACCAGCAGCAAACTTGGTGTTGAACGCGAGACGTATCACAAGGAAGACTATGAAAACTGCCCGGTCGTCGCTTGGAGCGATTTATCCGTAGAACAACGGCGCAAAGCGCACAGCCTGTCGAAGGAAATCGTACAAGGAGCGATGCCTTGGCAAGCCATCGATGACTTCGTCGCCGAGGTGTACGGCTTCACCAAGGCTGACCGACAGCTGATCGACGATGCCCTGCGGTTTGAACTACCGCACCGGGCAACGCATACGTACGCGTGCTCCAAGCCGGTTGATCCCGACATCAATCAATATCTTGCGGTGCTAGAACGGATGCTCAAACCATACGGGCGTGATCGCGGCAAGAATATAGTTACCTCTCGGGCAGTTGAATTCGATTCCGAGTCCTGGCGCTTCTTTCGTATCGCGCTCGCCCCATCACCTGGCGCGCACTGCGATGAGACAACTGTCGCGTCGAGTAACGAGGCAACGGATGACGGCCTCGCCAATTCCGCTCAAGCATTTTCGGCAATCGTCGATCTAATTAGTGAGCCGTTTTGGTCGTCGCAGGTGAGGCTTCGACTGGGCCCCGACACGTGGTTGATCGGACAACTCGCGCAGCGTCGTTATTGGAGCAAAACGAAGGCGCGAATGTTGGCGCTCGAATGGATAGACAGTGGTTTGGCCGATATTGCCTAA